One segment of Thunnus thynnus chromosome 19, fThuThy2.1, whole genome shotgun sequence DNA contains the following:
- the ccdc80l2 gene encoding coiled-coil domain-containing protein 80, producing MMLHCYNTHWPLLLFAALWSLCCPSLVTAWQGIARSKPKDQFDPNVRDWGDYSDLPPGIELGLGLDGDREHGNNRGGGESSSSLAPELDFLADFAGKKRLWVITAPSHNDHYLRMMEKQLEDMEQKGLNCHLAERDTFIITIIQNAMMEGRIQKTTFQGDATVESLDPDTVTKLLHYLELTSQDQEFTMLVMKKNLLVSERFPYPVRVEAILELIDQFPMRKLEKMTRKGSNLRCKTTKKVLVKRKKMKKKTVLSPQRRGNVTSVVAPQRKPPMDKKAALKSKIQDILNGRSRFVIRKEPAVGSTRGKDSSSGGRATSYEQEKQKAHNPPFVSRSNEEVRKYRPDSAAEEGAKRHGLENSEDKKENVKDDTQEKQSSKKKGKGKKGKKGKGRGKKSSREASEKDKTALKEFMGNLKGTRRLMLISTPSREATLYVQQKEESEKQHCDLAIRKITVATIVGEDSDATLTLQHHQLELEPPLSGLPEHLSDSGLISLLRAELGLSSPDLFSMTVTDYDIKPNRVFEAPPSSSALFEYIDNFPSRRTEKEKERKSPPTCFKDKQQPEAENSLLRFMSKRRLLLVSAPSEEDYSFQQQLSALNGQECQLGIRHFAMLKLIGGGDKASGTVELFPLNGRSQSVVEPLSRDVVNNLKEQLKINKDYFSMLLVGKDGDVKAWFPSPMWSLDNIYDLVDSMELRLQEEKLQRRLGIHCPEDRGRGGSEGGHYGGYDEDGAEEAYSYHRSEE from the exons ATGATGTTGCATTGCTATAACACCCACTGGCCTCTGCTGTTGTTTGCTGCTCTGTGGAGCCTCTGCTGCCCGAGTTTGGTTACCGCCTGGCAAGGCATTGCTCGAAGCAAGCCCAAGGATCAATTCGACCCTAATGTAAGGGACTGGGGAGACTATTCAGACCTCCCTCCAGGAATCGAGCTGGGACTAGGGTTGGATGGTGACAGAGAACATGGAAACaacagaggaggtggagagtCATCATCAAGCTTGGCTCCGGAGCTGGATTTCCTTGCTGACTTTGCAG GTAAAAAGCGGTTGTGGGTGATAACAGCCCCTTCACACAATGACCACTACCTTCGTATGATGGAAAAACAGCTGGAAGACATGGAGCAG aAAGGGCTCAACTGCCATCTGGCAGAAAGGGacaccttcatcatcaccatcatccaGAATGCCATGATGGAAGGTAGGATCCAGAAGACAACTTTCCAAGGAGATGCAACAGTAGAGAGCCTCGATCCTGACACAGTTACCAAACTGCTGCACTACCTGGAGCTCACCAGTCAG GACCAAGAGTTCACCATGCTGGTTATGAAGAAAAACCTACTGGTCAGTGAGCGGTTCCCTTATCCCGTCCGTGTGGAGGCGATCTTGGAGCTCATTGATCAGTTCCCAATGAGGAAGCTGGAGAAGATGACCAGGAAAGGATCCAACTTGAG GTGTAAAACCACCAAAAAGGTTTTggtgaaaaggaaaaagatgaagaagaagacggTGCTTAGCCCTCAGAGGCGAGGGAATGTGACCTCTGTGGTGGCGCCACAAAGAAAACCTCCTATGGACAAAAAAGCTGCCCTAAAGAGTAAAATCCAGGATATACTGAACGGACGGTCGAGGTTTGTCATCCGCAAGGAGCCAGCTGTGGGGTCCACAAGGGGAAAGGACTCGAGCAGTGGTGGTAGAGCCACTTCTTatgaacaggaaaaacaaaaggcacACAATCCTCCGTTTGTGTCCAGGAGCAACGAGGAAGTGAGGAAATACAG GCCTGACTCCGCTGCCGAAGAAGGAGCGAAAAGACATGGACTGGAAAACAGTGAGGATAAAAAAGAGAATGTAAAGGAtgacacacaggaaaaacagaGCTCTAAGAAAAAGGGGAAAGGGAAGAAAGGGAAGAAGGGGAAAGGAAGAGGGAAAAAGTCCAGCAGAGAGGCAAGTGAGAAAGATAAAACAGCCCTGAAGGAGTTTATGGGCAATTTAAAAGGGACAAGAAGGCTGATG cTGATCTCGACACCAAGCAGAGAGGCGACACTGTACGTGCAGCAGAAAGAGGAGAGTGAGAAGCAACACTGTGACCTCGCTATCAGGAAGATCACCGTGGCGACCATTGTGGGTGAAGACAGTGACGCCACACTCACACTGCAACACCACCAGCTCG agttaGAGCCTCCACTCAGTGGCCTACCAGAGCACCTCTCAGATTCAGGACTGATCTCCCTGTTGAGAGCAGAGCTGGGTCTGTCGTCGCCTGACCTCTTTTCCATGACCGTCACAGACTACGACATCAAGCccaat AGAGTGTTTGAAGCTCCTCCATCaagctctgctctgtttgaGTACATTGACAACTTTCCCTCAAGGCgcacagaaaaagagaaagagaggaaaagtcCCCCGACCTGCTTCAAAGACAAGCAACAGCCTGAAGCTGAGAATTCACTACTCAG GTTCATGTCTAAGAGGAGACTGCTGCTTGTCTCTGCTCCCTCTGAGGAAGACTACTCTTTCCAACAGCAACTCTCTGCTCTCAATGGACAGGAGTGTCAACTGG GCATTCGCCACTTTGCCATGTTGAAGCTGATTGGGGGTGGAGACAAAGCCTCAGGAACTGTTGAGTTATTTCCCCTCAATG GTCGTAGTCAGAGTGTGGTTGAGCCGTTGTCCCGTGATGTGGTCAACAATCTGAAAGAACAGCTGAAGATCAATAAGGACTATTTCAGCATGCTGCTTGTGGGGAAGGATGGTGATGTCAAGGCATGGTTCCCATCACCCATGTGGTCCTTGGATAACATCTACGACCTGGTGGACTCCATGGAGCTTCGCCTGCAGGAGGAGAAGCTGCAGAGGAGGCTAGGGATCCACTGCCCTgaggacagaggaagaggaggcagtGAAGGGGGACATTATGGCGGCTATGATGAAGATGGGGCAGAGGAGGCATATTCTTATCACCGGTCAGAAGAATGA